Sequence from the Heliomicrobium undosum genome:
TGGATATCATTTTATCGTAGATCTCAGGTTCTTGTATCACATGAAACATCCAGCGTATATCCCGCATTCGCGTTTCAAATGAATTATCCGTCGCCAATCCAACCTTAATGTTTCACGTGAAACACAGGAGGCTGCATTACGATACTTCATTGCCTAACAAGAAATCACAAAGGCGCTGTAACTCGTCAGAACTAAAAAAACTAAGTTCAATAAAACCCGTTGAACCATTGGACCGGATGCGCACTTGCGTCTGCAAAATAGATCGCAGCCGTTCCTCCATGGCGGATATCTCGGGATTCACAGTGAGCGGCGCAGCTTTTAACCGGGGTTTTTCTGTAACCGGCGCAGAACTGATCTGCATATGAGCCTTACTGTTATCAATATTCTCCGCGCCCGGTTCGTCGACAATGAACGCTTTTTCAGCGTCTTGATTCCGCTGGCGAACCTCTTCCTCCATCCTGCGAACAGACCAGTTCTCTTCCGCTGCCTTCAAGGCGAAAGTCTCCTGCACCGATTCGTCATCGATGGCGACGATCACCTTAGCGTGGCCGGCAGTCAGTTTTCCCGTCGACACCATCGCTTGCACAGGCGCAGGCAAAGACAGTAGACGAAGTGCATTCGCAATATAAGAACGGCTCTTACCGACACGTTTGGCCATTTGCTCCTGCGTCATTTGATGATCATCCATTAGTGAGCGAAAAGCCTGGGCCTCCTCGATAGGGTTCAAATTTTCCCGTTGTATGTTTTCGATTAATGCGACCTCTGCGACAGTCTTTTCATCCCAATCACGTATAATGACCGGAACTTTCGTCAAACCCAACTGTCGACAGGCCCTCCACCGCCGTTCTCCCACGATCAACTGATAGTGATCTTTGCCTAGTGGCCGTACGACAAGCGGTTGAATGACACCATGCTCAGCGATGGAACGGGCCAATTCTTCTAACGCCTCATGATCGAAGTGTTTCCTCGGCTGATCCCGGTTCGGTTCGATGTGATTCAGATCAATCTCAGTCGCGCTCTGGATATCTTTTGGCGATTCCTCATTTGTAGTGATACCCGGGATCAGCGCCTCTA
This genomic interval carries:
- a CDS encoding ParB/RepB/Spo0J family partition protein, which gives rise to MVKKGMGRGLGKGLEALIPGITTNEESPKDIQSATEIDLNHIEPNRDQPRKHFDHEALEELARSIAEHGVIQPLVVRPLGKDHYQLIVGERRWRACRQLGLTKVPVIIRDWDEKTVAEVALIENIQRENLNPIEEAQAFRSLMDDHQMTQEQMAKRVGKSRSYIANALRLLSLPAPVQAMVSTGKLTAGHAKVIVAIDDESVQETFALKAAEENWSVRRMEEEVRQRNQDAEKAFIVDEPGAENIDNSKAHMQISSAPVTEKPRLKAAPLTVNPEISAMEERLRSILQTQVRIRSNGSTGFIELSFFSSDELQRLCDFLLGNEVS